In Corylus avellana chromosome ca2, CavTom2PMs-1.0, the following proteins share a genomic window:
- the LOC132170180 gene encoding calcium-transporting ATPase 12, plasma membrane-type-like: MDSNDAKLQQAHIIPRILAERGVQGVAEALDTNLENGLDEEHLHCRRQASTLSLTLAPTPGFFIRILKACNDCTVWLLFLAAGLSIFFGINGMTDGLLYGFITISVIIVIVVLNMSGKQQPSKMPRKAIIVRRGGHEKEVSSSDVLVGDIVPLERGRLIPADGLFFTLGESLKLELDDGSTIDANKPFLFYGAKVTGGSGGMLVTSVGTDTTFGQLMTQVTQTPGMTPLPVELDKVNNILHVAGLLIPILILFVLFLRLKLGDEDVKSKLPQLRVKPIHIVDAINRLFVNSNGRFTTLIATLTMSLIGVKGGMPYVISCGIDYWQKKMLSKKAFADQKPLAWLTMGSVSTICIDKAAWLPLNQPAVGKDSKETSKAIEGLKTAGVNIILVSEDKESGLEAIALESDGLVIEGENCRNYSDHEERMTKVNNITLMESCTPFDKLLLVQCLKKKGNRVAMVGGKTNEIPALKEADVGLVMESYSSEMAIESSEIIIRDGNFSFLVTIIRCGRCTYENIRKYIQFQLSMTIAGLLIPTITTISFGYSPISIIQLPWANFVSTFLGGLALMTEPPTDKLMEKLPLRQTEPLITKAMWRNLVSQALYQTAISVFFQSKGQTILGISKKVSETIIFNSFVLCQVFNIVNARELEKKNVFRGIHRNPWIWVAVCVILVLQVAFIEIAHILIGNGILNWVEWLICLIIGMSLLATDWATKWTSECIVDWFSHMGTMHWHDTISSLRI; this comes from the coding sequence ATGGATTCCAATGATGCAAAACTCCAACAAGCCCACATAATTCCCAGGATTTTAGCAGAGAGAGGCGTCCAAGGAGTTGCTGAGGCTTTGGATACTAATTTAGAGAACGGACTTGATGAGGAACATCTACATTGTCGGCGCCAAGCCAGCACATTATCCCTAACACTTGCTCCTACACCAGGCTTCTTTATACGTATCCTAAAAGCTTGCAATGATTGCACCGTTTGGCTTCTATTCCTGGCTGCAGGGTTGTCAATTTTCTTTGGTATCAACGGCATGACCGATGGTTTACTCTACGGTTTTATCACAATTTCTGTTATCATCGTGATTGTGGTACTTAATATGTCAGGAAAGCAACAACCATCGAAAATGCCTCGAAAGGCGATTATAGTCAGGAGAGGGGGACACGAAAAGGAAGTTTCCAGCTCCGATGTTTTAGTAGGTGACATTGTTCCCCTCGAGAGGGGTCGTCTGATCCCTGCTGATGGTTTGTTCTTCACATTGGGTGAATCCTTGAAACTGGAATTGGATGATGGGTCCACCATTGATGCCAATAAGCCATTTCTGTTCTATGGTGCAAAGGTGACTGGTGGATCTGGTGGCATGTTGGTTACATCAGTGGGCACAGATACAACATTTGGTCAGTTGATGACTCAGGTTACCCAAACCCCAGGCATGACCCCATTACCAGTGGAACTTGATAAAGTGAATAACATATTACATGTTGCTGGCCTTTTAATCCCTATCCTCATCCTTTTTGTGTTGTTCCTCCGCTTGAAGCTTGGAGACGAAGATGTTAAATCTAAGCTCCCACAGCTCAGGGTGAAACCAATTCATATAGTGGATGCAATCAACAGACTTTTTGTGAATTCAAATGGGAGGTTCACTACTTTAATAGCCACACTTACTATGTCGCTGATTGGAGTAAAGGGAGGAATGCCTTATGTAATCTCGTGCGGCATTGATTATTGGCAGAAGAAGATGCTGTCTAAAAAGGCCTTTGCCGATCAAAAACCTTTGGCTTGGCTCACCATGGGCTCGGTCTCAACTATCTGCATTGACAAAGCTGCTTGGCTACCACTAAACCAACCGGCAGTTGGCAAGGACTCTAAAGAGACGAGCAAAGCAATAGAAGGTTTGAAAACCGCTGGAGTTAACATCATATTGGTTTCAGAAGATAAAGAGTCAGGGTTGGAAGCCATAGCTCTCGAGTCAGATGGATTGGTGATTGAAGGTGAAAACTGTCGAAATTACAGCGATCATGAAGAGAGGATGACTAAGGTAAATAATATCACCTTGATGGAAAGTTGTACCCCATTTGATAAGCTCCTTCTGGTGcagtgtttgaagaaaaaaggcaATAGAGTAGCAATGGTTGGAGGCAAAACAAACGAGATTCCTGCACTGAAAGAAGCTGACGTGGGACTTGTGATGGAGAGTTATAGCAGCGAAATGGCCATAGAAAGTTCTGAAATCATCATCAGGGATGGTAACTTCAGTTTCTTGGTCACCATTATAAGGTGTGGGAGATGTACATATGAAAATATACGCAAGTATATCCAATTTCAGCTTAGCATGACTATTGCAGGGCTGTTGATACCCACCATCACAACCATATCttttggatattctccaatttcGATAATCCAATTGCCATGGGCAAACTTTGTTTCCACTTTTCTAGGTGGCCTTGCATTAATGACTGAGCCGCCAACAGATAAATTGATGGAGAAGCTGCCACTGAGACAAACCGAACCACTGATCACCAAGGCTATGTGGAGAAACCTTGTTAGCCAAGCTCTATATCAGACTGCCATCTCGGTGTTCTTCCAATCTAAGGGGCAGACTATCCTGGGCATCAGCAAGAAGGTTAGTGAAACCATTATCTTTAATAGCTTTGTTCTCTGCCAAGTCTTTAACATAGTCAACGCTAGGGAGCTGGAGAAGAAGAACGTGTTCAGGGGCATTCATCGTAACCCCTGGATTTGGGTGGCTGTGTGTGTTATTCTAGTGCTCCAGGTGGCTTTTATTGAGATTGCACATATCCTTATAGGCAATGGAATTTTGAATTGGGTGGAGTGGCTCATCTGTCTTATAATTGGGATGAGTTTATTGGCAACCGATTGGGCTACAAAATGGACATCAGAATGCATTGTGGATTGGTTCTCACATATGGGAACCATGCATTGGCATGACACCATCAGCTCCCTCAGAATCTAG